The following coding sequences are from one Pigmentibacter sp. JX0631 window:
- the mreC gene encoding rod shape-determining protein MreC: protein MIQFKRYGFWLVSVVTLIFTMFFFSTTHPTKKELSILEKIVYSISKPVEMIFLSSSHYIYTTYNSYIDLKNARKEADTLLRENAELKVKIRTLDDIILENNRLRKLLNLSERMSVKFITCEVTSSDPSFIYKNVRINQGSKSGIQPGMGVVGEEGVVGVVMRVAVSHSDVLLLVDPNSNLDVIVARNRRRGVLQGGTDNSMQFKYLERGSSILVGDEIVTSGLTGAFPSGILVGKVTNIRVNSDGVTQTIEVKPAVNFLDLSEALVLLNPNREVDVIRKVGGVDWMKKLLESNAEKSGG, encoded by the coding sequence ATGATACAATTTAAAAGATACGGTTTTTGGCTGGTATCTGTAGTAACTCTCATCTTTACAATGTTCTTTTTTTCAACAACTCATCCTACAAAAAAAGAGTTAAGTATTTTAGAAAAAATAGTTTATTCTATAAGTAAACCAGTTGAAATGATTTTTCTTTCCTCAAGTCATTATATTTATACAACATATAATTCGTATATAGATTTAAAAAATGCAAGGAAAGAAGCCGATACATTACTCCGAGAAAATGCAGAATTAAAAGTAAAAATTAGAACGTTGGATGATATTATTTTAGAAAATAATAGACTACGAAAATTATTAAATTTATCTGAAAGAATGTCTGTAAAGTTTATAACTTGTGAAGTAACAAGCTCTGATCCTTCATTCATATATAAAAATGTTCGAATTAATCAAGGCTCTAAAAGCGGAATCCAACCAGGAATGGGAGTTGTTGGTGAAGAAGGAGTTGTTGGAGTAGTTATGCGTGTTGCAGTGAGTCATTCTGATGTTTTATTACTCGTCGACCCTAATAGTAACTTAGATGTAATAGTAGCTCGCAATCGTAGAAGAGGCGTTCTCCAGGGTGGTACTGACAATTCAATGCAATTTAAATATTTGGAACGGGGAAGCAGTATTTTAGTTGGTGATGAGATTGTAACAAGTGGTTTAACTGGAGCATTTCCAAGTGGAATTTTAGTTGGAAAGGTAACAAATATTAGGGTCAATTCAGATGGTGTTACACAAACTATTGAAGTTAAACCAGCAGTAAATTTTTTAGATCTATCTGAGGCTCTAGTTCTTTTAAATCCTAATAGAGAAGTTGATGTAATTCGTAAAGTTGGTGGAGTAGATTGGATGAAGAAATTACTAGAATCAAATGCGGAGAAATCTGGTGGCTAA
- a CDS encoding peptidylprolyl isomerase: MRLNTKIFSSVSTKSFVLGFIIITAVVAFVFTGFGRLNPTGLFGLDPNTAAQVGSEKIEMQQFAAIISSQLNQDTPPEQRKMLARQLIQRMIQEKVLAEEAKSFGWNVSDVEMATLIRSIPQFQNPKTQQFDMQAFKNYIASQQMSELSFYSFLKQQLEIQKFNNLLYLPTPTSTNIAEIQNKINSTEFKLQYALIALPDTVLKQKVLEESQKYASDKNNLNNLTQLYNNSKNQFSQKAQVKALTILISYKDAQRAQGDALNRTQAEAKKIIEEIHAQLAKGADFSKLAKDKNDDSNAKSNAGNIGFIDESNMDPKSVSTALSLTSQNPLSTIVETPFGYRIFKFIEGKPAITKSFEDVKLQLAEQMIGSDIKQKLEANLLKEINETLSAKNIAKLNTILTENKITWQYVSKQYKVSESFITELGVSDSLAQNVFSLKNPGDLIQKVLDFGAKKAIVKLVSKTVPTNTNEQIEALKKQMTGMNSQEFATKTQKYILSSYEKSDKIKINPALLN; the protein is encoded by the coding sequence GTGCGTTTAAACACTAAAATATTTTCATCGGTTAGTACTAAGTCATTTGTTTTAGGATTTATCATCATTACTGCAGTTGTTGCGTTTGTCTTTACGGGCTTTGGCAGGTTAAACCCAACCGGTCTATTTGGTTTAGATCCTAATACAGCTGCGCAAGTTGGTTCTGAAAAAATAGAAATGCAACAATTTGCTGCAATTATTTCTAGTCAGCTGAACCAAGATACTCCCCCAGAACAAAGAAAAATGCTTGCTCGCCAACTAATCCAACGCATGATTCAAGAAAAAGTTCTTGCAGAAGAAGCTAAAAGTTTTGGTTGGAACGTTTCAGATGTTGAAATGGCTACTCTAATTAGAAGCATACCGCAGTTTCAAAATCCTAAAACACAACAATTTGATATGCAGGCCTTTAAAAATTATATCGCTTCACAACAAATGTCAGAATTGAGTTTCTATTCATTTTTAAAACAACAATTAGAAATTCAAAAATTTAATAACTTGTTATATTTACCAACTCCAACAAGCACAAATATTGCTGAAATTCAAAATAAAATTAATTCAACTGAATTTAAATTACAATACGCATTAATTGCATTACCTGATACTGTTTTAAAACAAAAAGTTCTTGAAGAATCTCAAAAATATGCCAGTGATAAAAATAATTTAAATAATTTAACTCAATTATATAATAATTCAAAAAATCAATTTTCGCAAAAAGCACAAGTAAAAGCTCTAACGATATTGATTTCCTACAAAGATGCGCAACGTGCACAAGGAGATGCGTTAAATAGAACTCAAGCTGAAGCAAAAAAAATTATTGAAGAAATTCATGCACAATTAGCAAAAGGTGCAGACTTCAGCAAATTAGCAAAAGACAAAAATGATGATTCCAACGCTAAAAGCAACGCTGGAAATATTGGATTTATCGATGAATCTAATATGGATCCAAAATCTGTTAGCACTGCACTAAGCCTAACTTCCCAAAATCCTTTATCTACTATAGTTGAAACCCCTTTTGGTTACCGCATTTTTAAATTTATAGAAGGTAAGCCAGCCATTACAAAATCATTTGAAGATGTAAAATTACAATTAGCTGAACAAATGATAGGAAGCGACATTAAGCAAAAGCTAGAAGCGAATCTATTAAAAGAAATAAATGAAACTTTATCAGCAAAAAATATCGCTAAATTAAACACAATATTAACTGAAAATAAAATCACATGGCAATATGTTTCAAAACAATATAAAGTTTCTGAATCATTTATTACCGAGCTTGGAGTATCAGACAGTTTGGCGCAAAATGTTTTCTCCCTTAAAAATCCTGGAGATTTAATTCAGAAAGTTTTAGATTTCGGGGCTAAAAAAGCTATTGTAAAATTAGTCTCAAAAACTGTTCCAACTAATACAAATGAACAAATTGAAGCTCTTAAAAAACAAATGACTGGAATGAATAGCCAAGAATTCGCCACAAAAACACAAAAGTATATCCTATCTTCATATGAAAAAAGTGATAAAATTAAAATCAACCCAGCTCTTCTAAATTAA
- the nuoB gene encoding NADH-quinone oxidoreductase subunit NuoB, whose translation MKHHNYGSEFYITTKQKELVAWARKNSLWPYPFGTACCGIELMSVMGPKYDLARFGAEVVRFSPKQADLLIVAGTITEKMGPVIKRIYDQMPEPKWVLSMGACASSGGFYRAYHVMQGVDKIIPVDVYVPGCPPTPEAVLDGFMQLQEKIKKEALEGISAEKEDK comes from the coding sequence ATGAAGCACCACAATTATGGAAGTGAATTTTACATAACAACTAAGCAAAAAGAACTTGTTGCTTGGGCAAGAAAGAACTCTTTGTGGCCTTATCCTTTTGGAACTGCTTGCTGCGGAATCGAATTGATGTCGGTCATGGGACCTAAATATGATTTAGCCCGATTTGGAGCAGAAGTCGTGCGTTTTTCTCCAAAACAAGCTGATTTATTGATTGTTGCTGGCACGATTACAGAGAAAATGGGGCCAGTAATCAAAAGAATTTATGATCAAATGCCAGAGCCAAAATGGGTTCTTTCAATGGGCGCATGCGCTTCTTCAGGCGGTTTTTATCGCGCTTATCACGTTATGCAGGGAGTTGATAAAATCATACCTGTTGACGTCTATGTTCCCGGCTGTCCCCCAACTCCAGAAGCTGTTTTAGATGGCTTCATGCAACTGCAAGAAAAAATAAAAAAAGAAGCTCTTGAAGGCATTTCAGCTGAGAAAGAAGACAAGTAA
- a CDS encoding response regulator transcription factor: protein MKEEKLRILIIEDDRDLNNLLKYTLEASRDYDVKSHFDGNGAFELISQFMPDLVLLDVMLPNIYGTEILKNIRDNSNTAGILVILLTARSQEKDKVEGFEAGADDYITKPFSPRELMLRVNALLRRSHALKFQNSHNPSNKDGEKINIPQDPLEQNSSKIISVGTIKIFPDEYKVTVNNEVISLTATEYQLLVFLCERVGKLQSREALLQKVWGYEGQVNTRTVDTHIKRLRQKLGVAGSMIETIHGFGYQLIDPH from the coding sequence ATGAAGGAAGAAAAGCTTCGCATTCTTATCATAGAAGATGACAGAGATTTAAATAATTTATTGAAATATACTCTGGAAGCTTCTAGGGATTATGACGTCAAATCACATTTTGATGGTAATGGTGCTTTTGAACTTATTTCTCAATTTATGCCTGATCTTGTTTTATTAGATGTGATGTTACCAAATATATATGGTACTGAAATATTAAAAAACATTCGTGATAACTCTAATACAGCTGGAATTCTTGTCATTTTATTAACAGCACGTTCCCAAGAAAAAGATAAAGTAGAAGGATTCGAAGCTGGTGCTGACGACTATATTACAAAACCATTTTCTCCAAGAGAACTAATGCTTAGAGTGAATGCTTTATTACGTCGATCGCATGCCTTAAAATTTCAAAACTCTCACAATCCATCAAATAAAGATGGCGAGAAAATAAACATTCCCCAAGATCCATTAGAACAAAATAGTTCGAAAATTATTTCAGTTGGCACAATAAAAATATTTCCTGATGAATATAAAGTAACAGTGAATAATGAAGTTATTTCACTTACGGCGACTGAATATCAATTATTAGTTTTTTTGTGTGAAAGAGTAGGAAAACTGCAAAGTAGAGAAGCTCTTTTACAAAAAGTCTGGGGATATGAAGGCCAGGTTAATACAAGAACAGTCGATACCCATATAAAACGCCTAAGACAAAAATTAGGAGTTGCTGGAAGTATGATCGAAACTATTCATGGATTTGGTTATCAATTAATTGATCCTCATTGA